In a single window of the Streptomyces sp. HUAS ZL42 genome:
- the nadC gene encoding carboxylating nicotinate-nucleotide diphosphorylase, with product MSTPDLPLARSGGCGDGCACGADAGEEYLECGLDPALAQLLADAGLDPVEVEDIANVAIQEDLDHGVDVTTVATIPEDAVSTADFTAREAGVAAGLRVAEAVISVVCTDEFEVERHVEDGDRVEAGQKLLSVTTRTRDLLTAERSALNLLCRLSGIATATRAWADVLEGTKARVRDTRKTTPGLRSLEKYAVRCGGGINHRMSLSDAALVKDNHVVSAGGVAQAFKAVREAFPDVPIEVEVDTLHQLREVVDAGADLILLDNFTPGECGEAVGIVGGRALLEASGRLTLQNAKAYADTGVDFLAVGALTHSSPILDIGLDLRAAE from the coding sequence GTGAGCACCCCCGACCTTCCCCTCGCCCGGAGCGGCGGCTGCGGCGACGGCTGCGCCTGCGGTGCGGACGCCGGCGAGGAGTACCTGGAGTGCGGGCTCGACCCCGCGCTCGCGCAGCTCCTGGCCGATGCCGGACTCGACCCCGTGGAGGTCGAGGACATCGCCAACGTCGCCATCCAGGAGGACCTCGACCACGGCGTGGACGTCACGACGGTCGCGACGATCCCCGAGGACGCCGTGTCCACCGCCGACTTCACCGCCCGTGAGGCGGGCGTCGCGGCGGGCCTCAGGGTCGCCGAAGCGGTGATCTCCGTGGTCTGCACCGACGAGTTCGAGGTCGAGCGGCACGTGGAGGACGGCGACCGGGTGGAGGCGGGCCAGAAGCTCCTGTCGGTCACCACGCGCACCCGTGACCTGCTGACCGCCGAGCGCAGCGCGCTCAACCTGCTGTGCCGCCTGTCCGGCATCGCGACGGCCACGCGCGCGTGGGCCGACGTCCTGGAGGGCACCAAGGCCCGCGTCCGGGACACCCGCAAGACGACGCCGGGCCTGCGCTCGCTGGAGAAGTACGCCGTCCGGTGCGGCGGCGGGATCAACCACCGCATGTCGCTGTCGGACGCGGCGCTGGTCAAGGACAACCACGTGGTCTCCGCGGGCGGTGTCGCCCAGGCCTTCAAGGCCGTACGGGAGGCCTTTCCCGACGTGCCGATCGAGGTCGAGGTCGACACCCTGCACCAGCTGCGCGAGGTCGTGGACGCGGGCGCCGACCTGATCCTGCTGGACAACTTCACGCCCGGCGAGTGCGGGGAGGCGGTCGGCATCGTCGGCGGACGCGCGCTCCTCGAGGCGTCGGGCCGGCTGACGCTGCAGAACGCGAAGGCGTACGCGGACACGGGCGTCGACTTCCTGGCCGTCGGGGCGCTGACCCACTCCTCGCCGATCCTGGACATCGGCCTGGACCTGCGAGCGGCGGAGTAG
- a CDS encoding L-aspartate oxidase, whose amino-acid sequence MTSTGIRLHAPAPGWSISADVVVVGSGVAGLTAALRCEAAGLHTVVVTKARLDDGSTRWAQGGIAAALGEGDTPEEHLDDTLVAGAGLCDEEAVRILVTEGPDAVRRLIATGAHFDESSEGRLELTREGGHHRRRIAHAGGDATGAEISRALVEAARARGVRTIENALVLDLLSDADGRTAGVTLHVMGEGQHDGVGAVHAPAVVLATGGMGQVFSATTNPSVSTGDGVALALRAGAEVSDLEFVQFHPTVLFLGPDAEGQQPLVSEAVRGEGAHLVDADGVRFMVGQHELAELAPRDIVAKGIMRRMQEQDAEHMFLDARHFGAEMWEHRFPTILAACRAHGIDPVHEPIPIAPAAHYASGGVRTDSHGRTTVSGLYACGEVACTGVHGANRLASNSLLEGLVYAERIAADIAAAQADNGLHARVPAPVEHPEKPGHPLLAAEARFAIQRIMTEGAGVLRSADSLAKAAEQLRQLHSEARDALAENGKTAEPGVDTWEATNLLCVARVLVAAAELREETRGCHWREDRPGRDDTEWRRHIVVRLNPDRSLAVNITDTADFPPTRQSHRHQEQ is encoded by the coding sequence GTGACCAGCACAGGCATACGACTGCACGCGCCCGCACCAGGGTGGTCGATCTCCGCGGACGTGGTGGTCGTCGGCTCCGGCGTCGCCGGCCTGACCGCGGCCCTGCGCTGCGAGGCCGCGGGCCTGCACACCGTCGTCGTCACCAAGGCCCGCCTCGACGACGGCTCCACCCGCTGGGCCCAGGGCGGTATCGCCGCGGCCCTCGGGGAGGGCGACACCCCCGAAGAGCACCTGGACGACACGCTGGTGGCGGGCGCGGGCCTGTGTGACGAGGAGGCGGTACGGATCCTCGTCACCGAGGGCCCCGACGCCGTACGCCGTCTGATCGCGACCGGCGCGCACTTCGACGAGTCGTCCGAGGGCCGCCTGGAACTCACCCGCGAGGGCGGCCACCACCGCCGCCGCATCGCGCACGCCGGCGGCGACGCGACCGGCGCGGAGATCTCCCGGGCACTCGTCGAGGCGGCACGCGCGCGTGGCGTGCGGACCATCGAGAACGCGCTCGTCCTCGACCTGCTGTCGGACGCGGACGGCCGCACGGCGGGCGTGACCCTGCACGTCATGGGCGAGGGCCAGCACGACGGCGTGGGCGCGGTGCACGCCCCGGCGGTCGTCCTCGCGACCGGCGGGATGGGCCAGGTGTTCTCCGCCACCACCAACCCCTCCGTGTCCACGGGCGACGGAGTGGCGCTCGCCCTGCGCGCGGGCGCGGAGGTGAGCGACCTCGAGTTCGTCCAGTTCCACCCCACCGTGCTCTTCCTGGGCCCGGACGCCGAGGGCCAGCAGCCCCTGGTCTCCGAGGCGGTACGCGGCGAGGGCGCCCACCTGGTCGACGCCGACGGTGTGCGGTTCATGGTCGGGCAGCACGAACTGGCCGAGCTCGCGCCCCGGGACATCGTCGCCAAGGGCATCATGCGCCGCATGCAGGAGCAGGACGCCGAGCACATGTTCCTCGACGCCCGGCACTTCGGCGCCGAGATGTGGGAGCACCGCTTCCCGACGATCCTGGCCGCCTGCCGCGCCCACGGCATCGACCCGGTCCACGAGCCCATCCCGATCGCCCCGGCGGCCCACTACGCCTCGGGCGGTGTGCGCACCGACTCCCACGGCCGTACGACGGTTTCGGGCCTGTACGCGTGCGGCGAGGTCGCCTGCACCGGCGTGCACGGCGCGAACCGGCTCGCCTCCAACTCCCTCCTGGAGGGCCTGGTCTACGCCGAGCGCATCGCGGCGGACATCGCGGCCGCCCAGGCGGACAACGGCCTCCACGCGCGCGTGCCCGCACCGGTCGAGCACCCCGAGAAGCCCGGGCACCCCCTGCTCGCGGCGGAGGCCCGGTTCGCGATCCAGCGGATCATGACCGAGGGCGCCGGCGTCCTGCGCTCGGCCGACTCCCTCGCCAAGGCCGCCGAGCAGCTCCGGCAGCTGCACAGCGAGGCCCGCGACGCCCTCGCCGAGAACGGCAAGACCGCCGAACCCGGCGTCGACACCTGGGAGGCCACCAACCTCCTGTGCGTGGCCCGCGTCCTGGTCGCCGCCGCCGAACTCCGTGAGGAGACCCGCGGCTGCCACTGGCGCGAGGACCGCCCCGGGCGCGACGACACGGAGTGGCGCCGCCACATCGTCGTACGACTGAACCCCGACCGATCGCTGGCCGTGAACATCACGGACACCGCAGACTTCCCCCCGACCCGGCAGTCCCACCGCCATCAGGAGCAGTGA
- the panC gene encoding pantoate--beta-alanine ligase — MTTTLLRTAGELHARARAGRRAVVMTMGALHEGHATLISTAREIAGPDGEVVVTVFVNPLQFGKGEDLDRYPRTLDSDLKIAEQSGADVVFAPGVEEVYPGGEPQVRISAGPMGERLEGAFRPGHFDGMLTVVAKLLHLTRPDVALYGQKDAQQLALIRRMVRDLNFGVEIVGVPTVREEDGLALSSRNRYLSPEERLTALALSQALFAGRDRHAAQEALRARAREVPATHARAEALSAIGESRAAADAHAVAKAAPGGPSAVRAAARLVLDDAVRLDPPLVLDYLALVDPSDFTEIEDDFTGEAVLAVAARVGTTRLIDNIPLTFGAAS; from the coding sequence ATGACCACCACCCTGCTGCGCACCGCCGGTGAACTCCACGCACGTGCGCGTGCGGGCCGCCGCGCCGTGGTGATGACCATGGGCGCCCTGCACGAGGGCCACGCCACCCTGATCAGCACCGCGCGCGAGATCGCCGGACCGGACGGCGAGGTCGTCGTCACCGTCTTCGTGAACCCGCTGCAGTTCGGCAAGGGCGAGGACCTGGACCGCTACCCCCGCACCCTGGACTCCGACCTGAAGATCGCCGAACAGTCGGGCGCCGACGTCGTGTTCGCCCCCGGTGTCGAGGAGGTCTACCCGGGCGGCGAACCTCAGGTCCGCATCAGCGCGGGCCCGATGGGCGAACGTCTCGAGGGCGCCTTCCGCCCCGGCCACTTCGACGGCATGCTCACCGTCGTCGCCAAGCTGCTGCACCTCACGCGCCCCGACGTCGCCCTGTACGGCCAGAAGGACGCCCAGCAACTCGCCCTCATCCGCCGGATGGTGCGGGACCTGAACTTCGGCGTCGAGATCGTCGGCGTACCGACCGTGCGCGAGGAGGACGGCCTCGCCCTGTCCAGCCGCAACCGCTACCTCTCGCCCGAGGAGCGGCTCACGGCCCTCGCCCTGTCGCAGGCCCTGTTCGCGGGCCGCGACCGGCACGCGGCACAGGAGGCACTGCGCGCGCGGGCGCGTGAGGTGCCCGCCACGCACGCGCGTGCCGAGGCGCTCAGCGCCATAGGGGAGTCCCGCGCGGCGGCCGACGCGCACGCCGTCGCCAAGGCCGCGCCCGGCGGCCCGTCGGCCGTCCGCGCGGCGGCCCGGCTGGTCCTGGACGACGCCGTCCGCCTCGACCCGCCCCTGGTCCTGGACTACCTGGCCCTGGTCGATCCGTCCGACTTCACCGAGATCGAGGACGACTTCACCGGCGAGGCCGTCCTCGCCGTCGCCGCCCGGGTCGGGACGACCCGGCTGATCGACAACATCCCCCTCACCTTCGGAGCCGCCTCGTGA